The DNA sequence cagAAGAATTTGTAAAAGGGCTTCGATCTAAACGACACCAGAGGAAGAGAATAGGGGAAGCATTACGTTGGAGTGGGGATGATTTTGCCGTAAAAGCCGCTCACAAACTTCTAAGGAAAATAATTCGTAAAAGCCCTCACAAACTTATGAGACTTTTCGATTCAGATCGAAGCCCTTTTGTACGAattcttttgagattttgagcTTGACTTCGTGCGAGATGGAGCGAAgaggggggggagagagaaagggTTACGCTAGAGCGGGGATGATTTTATTTTCGTTTGTTATCATCTGATGTGCGGGCACATGGTAGCTAAAATTGGAAGTCTATTTGTCACACACTTATTGGAAGACTGTTATTTGAGATATAATAGACGGATCGACTAGAAGATCAACTCATAACAAATGTATTTGGTCCCAAAAGTTAGTGTTACCAAAGTGAATTTTGTCAAACTTTTAGTGGCCGAAACAATCAGTGTCGATTGAGTTATTTTGTCGATGCCCATTTGCATTCTACAGCGGTTTAGCCCATCGAGCTTTGTCCAGAGGCCtgtgaaccaaaaaaaaaaaataataacttcaGACTTCACAGGGGGCTTTGGATATAGATCCGAGAGAGTATACGACAAACATGCTTGCCATACAgtgaacaaattatatatacaaatcttaaatagataaattttatataaatatttataaaaaatagattttattttaaaaaaatataaaaaaaaatatttattaataaatttttttttttataaaatacttatataaaacttatgACTTATTCCtaacattactatttatagtaaGATACACGCATTATCTGGGATGACAAATAAAACGAAGATTTTGAGGCATAACAGATTGACTGCTTCCTTCGGATGCGTGCTTGACTAAAGTTCATATTTTGACGGTCCGGCTCTTAAGTTTCAGAAGTGCGCCCGGTGGATGAAATCCATTCGATTAATCGATGTTCATCCATCAACGGTCaagaattcaaaattatttcttcTGTAAATATGATAGGAAGAGGGTTAAGGGCATGTTTTGGACCTTATcccattttctatttataatgtattttcaaacttagatataaaatattttttaatttttttatcttataattattcaaacataaaaatcaatataatttttataaattctaaaataaaacacaaaatcattaaaattttataaactttaaaataaaaattatattaaaaaattatctccaaataaaattctaattttagtaataattttattaattttttttatctttatcttttcgaagtttaataaaaaaaaaattcactcaaatcatttcataaaattaggTGGCAACGAACCTTTTGTTTGTTAGTTTTGGGAGAGAGGACCAAACCAGCCTTTTACAGAGCCTAtcatagagagggagagaggtgaCGCTGGAGAGAGGCTCTAAGATTTGCTGGGACGGAGCTTGATTGCGCTTCTCGAGGTCAGATCATCGGGCACTTCCTTCggtaccctctctctctctctctctctcgtagaATATAGACTTCTCAAATCCCCGGTCTTTGATCCATGATTTGCTCTTGAAGAGCACTGGCAACAAATTCTGTATGGAAGATTTcgtttttataatatttgggTTTTTGTTTATGAACAAGATTTGAACCTTCGGCTGGATATTGAATAATTGTggaaaatatatgttttatttttctgttctttttttttttttttttcagctggGTAGTGAGTTTTTTTGGGTAAAAGATTGAGTTTttcaactgttttttttttttttcttttttagtttcaGATTAGTACTTTGGTTTTAATGTAGATTGAGAGTGGAATTTActaatagatatattttagttttattggtTTGTTGGAGTCATCATCGTTTTATATCTTCTTATAATATACTCTCTGTTTGGCCTGTGGggaaaatagaggaaaagggaaaaattgAGAGTTTAGTCTTTAGAACTGTCGATGGTTAATTTCGAATTAGAAGTTAACTGGGATGAGCCATAGCCTCGTATCAACACAAAGCTGAATAGAGATCTTTGTTGTATCAGGCCCAATGAAAAAAACCTTCAGTTGAAGTTATATGGTCCCTTCCTTTTCTTATCCTTTTTAAGCTACCAACATGACTTTTAATGTTGGTAGTACAAAGGGTTTACCTAAAAGGGTGGgattaaggccccgtttggatgttgagctgagttgagataagttgagttctttatgaataatagtgagttaagatggtgGAATGAGTTGTGTGGGGCCCacctaagataagtttagatgtatttggatgttaagatgagtttagatttatttatggaaagatgaaaaaggttgtgggttccgcgtgtaaagaggtgttgagttgaaaaaagttgtgggtctcacgtgtaaagatgttttaagttgagatgagtttagtgatttgagagttgagtgtttggatgttagactcagcttaaaattagactaaattgAGTTATCTCAATCAGTCCAAGTTCCAAACGGACCCTAAAGCTATCCTGATTGTGTTTGAATGAGACATTGTTTGTGGTGCGTGAACTAATttaattggttttttgtttttaatttcagttgTTGCATACGATCTGGATTCTCTTCATTGATTTATGAGTTTGGATGAGAGTATTTCTGTTCCCAACACTCTTTCCACAGTGTTTACTGATTACATGCTATTACTAGGTTGTTGTTTATGTATTACTGGAATGTTCGCTTGACATACTTTCGTTTTTGCGATTGATGCCCTCTGGtgttattcttcattttttgaagTTGAACAGGACTTTGAATTTGCAAGTTTATTCAGCGTAAAAGATGAGTACACTCGATGCAACTAGGGCAGAACTTGCACTtgttgttttgtatttgagcAAGGCCGAAGCCAGGGACAAGATATGCAGGGCAATACAATATGGCTCCAAATACTTGAGTAATGGAGAGCCTGGTACAGCCCAAAATGTTGACAAATCAACTAGCTTGGCAAGGAAGGTTTTCCGTcttttcaaggttagattttaTCATGTGAAACCTAGTCTTTCTATTTCATTTGGAACTATTGCATATTTGGTACTTACATTGGGCCtaaatatgaaatatcttgTGTTTTTCCGCCTATctgttttttcatttattgatgaaAGTAAGTTTTGACTGAGTATTAATGCTTTGGTTCCTGGAAATAATAAGAGGagagaaaatataattcaaagggACACCTTTGTGTTGTATTCTAATTCCTCCCATGGTCTTGGAATGCACACAAAGAGATACCATGCTGCAGAAAAATCTGATATTGATCTTGCTTTCCAGTATGTTTAAATTCTGTAACATCGTATGCTACATCTGTCAATCAGTTTGTCAATGACTTGCAAGCTCTTATCAGTCCAACTCCGCCAGGAACTCCCCTTCCTATTGTTTTGCTTGGAAAGGTATGAATGAATTTGTTTACCCCCATTAATTATCCTTGCTTATCTTCTTAGTGACCCTGTTTTAATGCTTGCTACAGTCCAAAAATGCATTACTGTCAACTTTCTTGTTTCTTGATCAAATTGTGTGGCTTGGTAGAACGGGCATTTATAAGGTATGGCATGcaagtttcttcttttcttgttccTTGTATTTTATATTGGTTTCTGTGATATAAGTTTGTAAGaagaatttgaattttggtTTGTTGTAGAACAAGGAACGGACAGACCTACTTGGCCGCATCTCTCTCTATTGTTGGCTGAGTGCCTCAATTTGTACTACTTTGATTGAGGTTTGTTGCTGCCCAGCTTTCCTCAAGGATTTAACCCCCtatcccccaaaaaaaaaaaaaagagggaaaaaaaaacacaaaaagtgTTGCTATGACATGTTTTCGCCTCCCGTCTTTTATCAGGTTGGGGAGCTTGGAAGACTTTCTGCATCAATGAAGAAGTTAGAAAAGGatcttaataaaaatgataaatatcaaGTACGTTTGCCATTCTCTTTTAGGATGGGTTGCccatcaaagttttttttttttttttttttgccattctTATTGCTGTTCCAACCCACCCCTCGGCCCTTATATGCTTTGGTCTTTTGTGAATGCAGAATGAGCAATACCGAGCCaaacttaaaaaatcaaatgagagGTCTCTGGCACTAATCAAAGCAGCCTTGGATCTAGGAGTAGCTGTTGGTCTGCTTCAATTGGTACCCAAGAAAGTTACTCCTCGTGTAACTGGAGCTCTTGGATTTGTTAGCTCACTTATCTCTTGTTATCAGGTACTTGCATATTCTTTGCTGCAAATCTCTAATTAAGATCCCTTGTTCATTTGCTTAACTCTGGCTGCTGAAACTCCACTATGCAATATAAGTAAATTATAAGtacattacattaaaaaaatagggGTCATgatgattggaagaaaaaagtttttgtCAATGCAAGGTATGAAACCACTGACGTTATCTGGGAGTAAAGCTTCTCTGGCAATCACCGGTTACAAATCCTCCAATTTTTTgctgatataattttttttttatggtttttgcTTCGCAGTTGCTTCCATCGCCAGCCAAGTCCAAGGCACCATGAAAAGAGAAGCATCTCCTCAATGAGCTTCAATGTTATTTAATTACTTAGATTTGTGAGATTTAACATGGTTTGAGTTTAAGCTATTTGCCTGTTATCTCTgttatttcataataattagCTGCTGGTAACAGTAAGAGTGGATTTACATGTTATCAGACAAACTTGTAGATCAATAAAGGaagatcatatttttatatgacaTATAAGAGGAAGCATCCTGGTTAAGATACatgtttttatatctttaaaaaacaaaaacaaaaagatgatgGCTGGAATGCTACAGTGATCATCATGCTTGGAATCAGCTAGGGAATTGATGTCATTAACAAAGATGGTTTTGTAGGCAGCTTAAAGCTATAATCTAGTTATTATTGCTATGGCTATAATTTTCTAAACCCGAATCTGAGCTGTTTTATCGTTTAGCTGaatgatatgattttgaaaTCGTTTATTTTGAGCTGTGACTGCAGTATGTTTTTTGTGCTAATACAATGTGCATGCAATAAAGAATTTTGAGCAATAAAGAATCTCTTAGCATTCTAATTGTATCATCTGTGTCCCCATAGCATCTCTTGTTAAAACAAGATAGCACTTGGTGCATAACTTCACGACACAGGACTTTTGCTTACCAAAGGTTGAATTCACGATATAGGACTTAGCCCGTTTGGATtgtgagataattttagataaaaattaaaagttgaataaaatattattaaaattaatattattgttattattttttaatttaaaaaaattgaattaagatttgaaaaagttgaattgtttattatattttatgtagaaatttaagaaagttataatgatgagatgagttgatatgattaTCGCATGAAAgaaacataaatttttaatgtatttacaATCTAAAACCGtctctt is a window from the Juglans regia cultivar Chandler chromosome 7, Walnut 2.0, whole genome shotgun sequence genome containing:
- the LOC108982602 gene encoding peroxisomal membrane protein 11C-like; this encodes MSTLDATRAELALVVLYLSKAEARDKICRAIQYGSKYLSNGEPGTAQNVDKSTSLARKVFRLFKFVNDLQALISPTPPGTPLPIVLLGKSKNALLSTFLFLDQIVWLGRTGIYKNKERTDLLGRISLYCWLSASICTTLIEVGELGRLSASMKKLEKDLNKNDKYQNEQYRAKLKKSNERSLALIKAALDLGVAVGLLQLVPKKVTPRVTGALGFVSSLISCYQLLPSPAKSKAP